In Acropora muricata isolate sample 2 chromosome 11, ASM3666990v1, whole genome shotgun sequence, one DNA window encodes the following:
- the LOC136890686 gene encoding uncharacterized protein yields the protein MATPGSSFPGTPGPLSREARPEGCASLIPRRKLKVTLLSSEWGSTKGGLSTINRELAIQLAKNDNVEVSMYLPACSADDERAAAGLGVCLLKAKKKPGYDPIDWLASIPRDHPMDVVIGHGIHLGRQVPVIKESHPDCKWIQVVHTDPEELGMFKDYADSTFKGEKKHQAEVELCELADQVVAVGPKLTENFARYLCSCGKDQDVINLTPGIFSEFANINQAARGGGTFRVLVFGRGDSEDFHVKGYDIAARAVAKLKDEERSFKLVFVGAPNGEEENVKKRFLKEGILPNQLTVRQAKEREQLVKEFCQADLVIMPSRTEGFGLAALEALSAGLPVLVSGNSGIGKALKKVPYGSHSVVNLEFNDEDSKTWAEAIKAVCRKEREVRLVEAVFLRQNYAEKYQWEGQCSTLVEKMYEMIEEIQRKIPSKISGITTKRKQQQTADVPEMAVGKKGVCSPVAEGKPPNVSFKLKKASDVPNLALSWSDDRLPIDILLLAVENCDFLSCFSLLDQPLKSYKLELGFVYFGYMGDAGHQEKLKVALVNCSQGAATPRGSLTVVRNAVPVLRPKAVFSVGTCSSLNFEKVKLGDVVISSKLTTTQGLKTPVSRLLSSLVRDAPYGWVAPLENPGELEIEVHSDGDILSQALREKCQYDDICEQNPGTVAVETEGEGVYAAAYDTNIEWVIVKGVASYFHQRQSATDEWKSFASTMAASVVAKMLNDMPVFQEWRHYDQG from the exons ATGGCGACACCG GGTTCATCCTTTCCAGGCACACCAGGGCCGTTGTCACGGGAAGCCCGGCCAGAAGGCTGTGCAAGTTTGATTCCCAGGAGGAAACTAAAAGTTACTTTGTTAAGTAGTGAGTGGGGGTCTACAAAAGGAGGCTTGTCCACAATTAACAGAGAGCTTGCTATTCAGTTGGCAAAGAATGACAATGTGGAAGTTAGCATGTACCTTCCTGCGTGTAGTGCAGATGATGAAAGAGCAGCTGCTGGCTTAGGTGTCTGTCTTCTTAAAGCAAAGAAGAAGCCTGGATATGATCCAATTGACTGGTTAGCATCGATTCCAAGAGATCATCCTATGGATGTTGTGATAGGTCATGGTATCCACCTTGGTCGGCAGGTTCCTGTCATAAAAGAATCACACCCTGATTGCAAGTGGATTCAAGTTGTTCACACAGACCCTGAAGAACTTGGCATGTTTAAGGACTATGCGGATTCCACTTTCAAAGGCGAGAAAAAGCACCAGGCTGAGGTTGAACTCTGCGAATTGGCAGATCAGGTGGTGGCTGTTGGACCCAAATTGACCGAAAACTTTGCCCGCTATTTGTGTTCTTGTGGAAAGGATCAAGATGTCATAAATCTCACTCCAGGcatcttttcagagtttgctAATATAAATCAAGCTGCTAGAGGAGGAGGAACATTTCGTGTTTTAGTCTTTGGACGTGGTGATAGTGAAGATTTTCATGTAAAGGGATATGACATTGCTGCACGTGCAGTTGCTAAGCTGAAAGACGAAGAACGCTCTTtcaaacttgtgtttgttggtgcGCCAAATGGAGAAGAGGAGAACGTGAAGAAGAGATTCCTTAAGGAAGGCATTTTACCCAATCAACTCACTGTGCGCCAGGCCAAGGAAAGAGAACAGCTTGTTAAGGAGTTTTGTCAGGCTGACCTTGTTATAATGCCCTCAAGAACCGAAGGGTTTGGTCTGGCTGCACTCGAGGCTTTGTCTGCTGGTCTTCCTGTGCTTGTCAGTGGAAATTCTGGTATTGGCaaggctttgaaaaaggttCCCTATGGGTCACACAGTGTTGTTAATTTAGAATTCAATGATGAAGATTCAAAGACGTGGGCAGAGGCGATAAAGGCAGTTTGCAGAAAGGAAAGGGAAGTACGATTGGTGGAGGCTGTTTTTCTTCGTCAAAACTATGCAGAGAAATACCAGTGGGAAGGGCAGTGCAGCACACTTGTAGAGAAGATGTATGAAATGATCGAAG aaattcaaagaaaaatacccTCAAAGATCAGTGGCATcacaactaaaagaaaacaacaacagactGCAGATGTCCCTGAAA tggctgTTGGAAAGAAGGGAGTTTGTTCACCCGTTGCTGAAGGCAAGCCACCAAATGTCAGTTTCAAGCTGAAAAAGGCTAGTGATGTTCCAAACTTAGCATTAAGCTGGAGTGATGATCGTCTCCCAATTGATATTTTACTATTGGCTGTGGAGAACTGtgatttcttgagctgtttctCCTTGCTGGATCAACCTTTAAAAAGTTACAAGTTGGAGCTTGGTTTTGTGTACTTTGGATACATGGGAGATGCCGGTCACCAAGAAAAGCTAAAGGTTGCATTGGTGAATTGCTCTCAAGGAGCTGCAACCCCAAGGGGCTCTTTGACAGTGGTTCGTAATGCAGTTCCAGTCTTGCGACCTAAGGCTGTGTTTTCAGTGGGAACTTGCAGTAGTTTAAACTTCGAGAAGGTTAAATTGGGAGATGTAGTCATATCTTCGAAGCTAACAACTACACAGGGATTGAAAACTCCTGTCAGCCGACTTCTTAGCAGTCTTGTTCGAGATGCACCCTATGGGTGGGTTGCTCCATTGGAAAATCCGGGTGAATTAGAAATTGAAGTACATTCCGATGGTGATATCCTGAGCCAGGCACTGAGAGAGAAGTGTCAGTACGATGATATTTGTGAGCAAAATCCTGGGACAGTTGCAGTTGAGACAGAAGGCGAAG GTGTTTATGCCGCTGCATATGATACAAACATTGAATGGGTGATCGTGAAAGGTGTGGCCAGTTACTTTCATCAAAGGCAGTCTGCAACTGATGAATGGAAGTCTTTTGCGAGCACCATGGCTGCCTCTGTGGTGGCCAAGATGCTAAATGATATGCCAGTTTTCCAGGAATGGCGGCACTACGACCAAGGTTAA